The genomic segment GGTGGCATGGCAGCGATTGGCATGGAGTCCGCCTGTGATGTCTGCGGTGGTGACAAGCAGAAATGCGAAAAAGAAAGCAAGGCTGCTGCGGCCCGGTCGGCCAGTGCCGAGTTTTACGACGCGACCAAACGCTAACAACGCGGTCGGGTCATTTCCACTAGACTATGGCCGGGCTGGGAATTGAATAATAACTGGAAGATGGGAGCACTGTTAGATGGCAGATTACCGTTATGATGTAGTCATTATTGGCGCCGGTCCTGCGGGAGAAGGGGCAGCCATGTACGCTGCCAAGCACGGCAAGAAGGTGGCCGTCATTGAAGACAAGAACATGGTCGGCGGTAATTGTACTCATTGGGGGACAATTCCCTCCAAGGCACTGCGTCACGCTGTTAAACAGATTATTCAGTTCAATACCAATAATATGTTTCGTGAAATTGGCGAACCTCGCTGGTTTTCGTTTCCCCAGGTACTAAAAAGTGCCGAAAAGGTCATTGGTAAACAGGTCAAGCTGCGAACCGGATTTTATGGGCGTAACCGGATTAATGTATACACCGGCAAAGCCAAGTTTGCTGATGCCAATACGGTGGACGTTTACCAAGGCAATATGAGTAATACCCGTCTGCATGCGGAGCATATTGTTATTGCAACAGGCTCCAGTCCATGGCGTCCAAGCAGTATTGATTTTAATCACCCACGTATTTATGACTCCGACACCATTCTCAAACTGGGCCATACTCCCCGCACTATTATTAT from the Candidatus Thalassolituus haligoni genome contains:
- the nqrM gene encoding (Na+)-NQR maturation NqrM; translation: MTMIIVAFAVMLMIVAAMAVGVLFGRKPISGSCGGMAAIGMESACDVCGGDKQKCEKESKAAAARSASAEFYDATKR